The following is a genomic window from Hymenobacter sp. APR13.
TCAGCCAGCGTCAGCAGCGCCGCGCTGATTTCCCGCAGGCGCGGGCCCAGTACCGGGTGTTGCAGGTATGCCTCGGCTTCCTGCCGGTTTTGGATGGCATAGAACCGGGCCGTTTCGCTGTAGCCCAATCCTTGCACTTGGGGGAAGATGTACCACATCCAATGGCTGCGCTTGCGGCCGGCCCGGATTTCCGAGAGGGCCGTGGCATAGTCGCGCTGCTGGGCGTCGAGGAAGCGTTGCAGGTTTGGGGGCTGAGGCATGGTGCAAACGGTGGGGAAACTGATCTGGCGGCCCCGCTTGTAGAGAGTACTGCCAGCGGAACAACCGGAAACAGTGCTACGGAAATGCGGCCAGTTGGGGTGTCCCTGCCCGAATACGACCACCCCAATTATGCTACTCGGTGTAGGCCCCCGAGGAGTAAGTCAGCTCGTAGCTATGCGTGTAAATCTCGAAGACAATGCCAAACGGGTCTTCCACGTAGCACATGCGGTAGGGCTTCTCTCCCGGGTAATAGGCCCGAATAGGCATGCGCTGCTTGCCGCCCGCGGCCACAATCCGGCTGACCAGTCCCTCAATGTCGGGGTCCTGCACGCAGAAATGGAACAGGCCCGTGTTGAACGGCTGGAATGCCGGTGCCTCCTTCACGCCCTGAGGAAAGGAAAACTGAGGTGGTCTAGCTAAGCCGAACACAATTGGGACGTTGTTTGAAGTTGGGTTTCGAAGTGGTTGGGCGAGTGATAGCCGAGAGCAGAATGTCGGCGTTCGGCGTTGTAATAGGCAATATGGTGGCTGATTTCGAGCTTGGCTTCGGCCAGGCCGGGGAAGCTGCCGCCGTCGAGCAGTTCAGCCTTGAAGCGGCTCCAAAACGATTCGGCGTGGGCGTTGTCGTAGCAGTTGCCGCGCCGGCTCATGCTTTGCAGTGCGCCGTGTTGGGCGACCAGGGCTTTGAAGCGGGTAGCCGTGTACTGGCTGCCCTGGTCGGAGTGCACGACCAGTCCAGCCGCGGGCCGGCGCACGACCAGGGCCCGGCGCAAGGCCTCGCTGACCAAGTCCTCGGGCATGGTATCGCGCACGTCCCAGCCCACGATTTTGCGCGAGCAGCGGTC
Proteins encoded in this region:
- a CDS encoding DUF1810 domain-containing protein — protein: MPQPPNLQRFLDAQQRDYATALSEIRAGRKRSHWMWYIFPQVQGLGYSETARFYAIQNRQEAEAYLQHPVLGPRLREISAALLTLADTDATHIMGSPDDLKLRSSMTLFAALEGADPVFQRVLDKFFGGEPDKKTLQLLRQHP
- a CDS encoding VOC family protein — translated: MKEAPAFQPFNTGLFHFCVQDPDIEGLVSRIVAAGGKQRMPIRAYYPGEKPYRMCYVEDPFGIVFEIYTHSYELTYSSGAYTE